One Turneriella parva DSM 21527 genomic region harbors:
- a CDS encoding type II toxin-antitoxin system PemK/MazF family toxin, which translates to MRIEKFGVYIADLNPRYGTEPGKKRPVVVVQTDLLNGVHPSTIVCPISTKVAPKAEILRVHIDLKPAGLKRASDILVDQVRSIDNRRFVEQRGVLSAKNQRQLLESLKILLLE; encoded by the coding sequence GTGAGAATTGAGAAATTCGGCGTTTATATTGCTGACTTGAATCCAAGATATGGTACCGAGCCCGGTAAGAAGCGGCCTGTTGTTGTTGTGCAGACCGACCTGCTGAACGGGGTACATCCCAGCACTATTGTTTGCCCGATATCGACCAAGGTAGCTCCCAAAGCAGAGATACTGCGCGTGCATATCGACCTGAAGCCTGCCGGGTTGAAGCGCGCTTCTGACATTCTGGTCGATCAGGTGCGCTCGATCGACAATCGCCGTTTCGTCGAGCAACGCGGTGTGCTGTCGGCGAAGAACCAGCGGCAACTGCTAGAGTCATTGAAGATTCTGCTGCTGGAATAG
- a CDS encoding zinc-dependent alcohol dehydrogenase family protein, translating into MKAHVLENSFGIENISLREREVADLDSHEIRIAMKAVSLNFRDYLMVTGNYNPKLKLPMVPLSDGAGEVVAVGKSVTRFKVGDRVMPTFSQNWIAKRPVSDDLRKSTLGGPLDGTACEIMQVPEWAAVEIPEGLSYAEAATLPCAALTAWSSLVTMNQAKPGEYVVVLGTGGVSIFALQFAKMLGCKVIATSSSDDKLKKAEELGADYVINYKEKPDWAKEVRKITKMQGADHIIEVGGAGTLEQSIRAVRMDGVINLIGILAGSSKELNLLPILMQNVRMQGILVGGREAFEDMCRAVTANGLKPAIDKTFGFAELQDSIRYLKSGSHFGKVVVEVG; encoded by the coding sequence ATGAAAGCCCATGTGCTCGAAAACAGTTTTGGCATTGAGAACATTAGCTTGCGCGAGCGCGAGGTGGCGGATCTAGATTCGCATGAAATCCGCATCGCGATGAAGGCGGTATCGCTCAACTTTCGCGACTACCTGATGGTCACCGGCAATTATAACCCCAAACTCAAACTGCCCATGGTACCGCTCTCTGACGGCGCGGGCGAAGTTGTCGCGGTCGGCAAGTCGGTCACGCGCTTCAAGGTCGGCGACCGTGTGATGCCGACCTTCTCACAGAACTGGATTGCGAAGCGCCCGGTAAGCGACGATTTACGTAAGAGCACGCTCGGCGGCCCGCTCGACGGTACTGCCTGCGAGATCATGCAGGTACCCGAATGGGCGGCGGTCGAGATTCCCGAGGGACTCAGCTACGCCGAAGCGGCGACGCTGCCATGCGCTGCGCTCACTGCCTGGTCGTCGCTTGTGACGATGAACCAAGCGAAGCCAGGCGAATACGTGGTGGTGCTCGGCACCGGCGGCGTTTCGATCTTCGCGCTGCAGTTTGCCAAAATGCTCGGCTGCAAAGTTATAGCAACTTCGAGCTCCGACGACAAACTAAAGAAGGCCGAAGAGCTCGGCGCCGACTACGTCATTAACTACAAAGAAAAACCCGACTGGGCAAAAGAGGTGCGCAAGATTACGAAGATGCAGGGCGCCGACCACATCATCGAAGTGGGCGGTGCCGGCACGCTCGAGCAGTCCATTCGCGCGGTGCGCATGGACGGAGTCATCAATCTCATCGGTATTCTCGCCGGTTCGTCGAAAGAGCTCAACCTGCTGCCGATTCTGATGCAGAACGTGCGCATGCAGGGCATTCTCGTCGGTGGCCGCGAGGCATTCGAAGACATGTGCCGCGCGGTTACGGCGAATGGACTCAAACCCGCAATTGATAAGACGTTTGGTTTTGCCGAATTGCAGGATTCGATACGGTACCTCAAGAGCGGCAGCCATTTTGGAAAGGTTGTAGTCGAGGTGGGGTAG
- a CDS encoding N-acyl-D-amino-acid deacylase family protein: MAARLLIQNGTVYDGTGAQPSASDVLIENGKIAAIAPRGSIKAANAKRIDAKGMWVTPGFLDTHTHYDAELALSPGLTESVRHGVTSVVVGSCSVSFVASSPEDCADMFTRVEAVPREVVLPLLKKIKKWDSPLGYRKWIDKHPIGPNVASFMGHSDLRARAMGLHRSVTGERPTPAEQKQMETLLAEALDAGFLGMSCMTNPWDRLDGEREWSASLPSYYARRAEKKPLLELLRRRHRIHQSAPNLITRVNVLGMALASGGIVREPLRTTVITMMDLKADPYVLQLAQLVSWLANKVFRGNYRWQSPPVPFDLYYDGWDSVLFEEFFAGQKIRDAAKNLEKRHALLEDKSFRHRFKKDMLRKLAPKVWHRDLSDTTILSCPDKALIGKSFADVAAARGQDVIDTFLDLLLTYDRGIRWHTCLANHRPEKVAEIMQNPATLMSFADSGAHLRNMAFYNFPLRMLKQVRDAELLGKPIMPVEKAVWRLTGELAGWFGLDAGVLKPGAQADVVVIDPKRLDDSLEKVKLMPWSKGFKFDRIVNEGAAARHVFIAGQAAIVNGKPAPALGKKRMGRFLESVF, encoded by the coding sequence ATGGCTGCACGTCTGCTGATCCAAAATGGTACTGTCTACGATGGTACCGGGGCACAACCGAGCGCATCGGATGTCCTCATCGAAAACGGCAAAATTGCCGCGATTGCCCCCCGTGGCAGCATCAAGGCTGCAAATGCGAAACGCATCGATGCCAAAGGCATGTGGGTCACGCCGGGTTTTCTCGATACCCACACGCATTACGACGCGGAGCTTGCGCTGTCACCGGGACTAACCGAATCGGTGCGGCACGGTGTGACGAGCGTGGTGGTGGGCAGCTGCTCGGTGAGTTTTGTGGCTTCGAGCCCCGAAGACTGTGCCGATATGTTCACGCGTGTCGAGGCGGTGCCGCGCGAAGTGGTTCTGCCCTTATTAAAGAAGATTAAGAAATGGGATTCGCCGCTCGGCTACCGCAAGTGGATCGATAAGCACCCGATTGGCCCCAACGTAGCGAGCTTCATGGGCCACAGTGACCTGCGCGCCCGCGCGATGGGGCTGCACCGTTCGGTCACGGGCGAACGCCCCACGCCGGCTGAACAGAAACAGATGGAGACGCTGCTCGCCGAAGCGCTTGATGCCGGCTTTCTGGGTATGAGCTGCATGACTAACCCGTGGGACCGCCTCGACGGCGAGCGCGAGTGGTCGGCGTCGCTGCCGAGTTATTATGCGCGCCGCGCTGAAAAAAAGCCGCTGCTCGAACTGTTGCGCCGTCGCCACCGCATCCATCAATCCGCACCGAACCTGATCACGCGCGTCAACGTGCTTGGCATGGCGCTCGCGAGTGGGGGCATTGTGCGCGAGCCGCTGCGCACGACCGTGATCACGATGATGGATCTCAAGGCCGACCCGTACGTCTTGCAGCTGGCGCAGCTGGTGTCGTGGCTCGCGAACAAGGTCTTTCGCGGCAACTACCGCTGGCAATCGCCACCGGTACCGTTCGACCTCTATTACGATGGCTGGGATTCCGTGCTCTTTGAAGAGTTTTTCGCCGGGCAGAAAATACGCGACGCCGCGAAAAATCTCGAAAAGCGCCACGCGCTGCTGGAAGACAAATCATTTCGCCACCGGTTTAAGAAGGACATGCTGCGCAAGCTCGCGCCGAAAGTCTGGCACCGCGATTTGTCTGACACGACGATCTTAAGCTGCCCCGACAAAGCGCTCATCGGCAAGAGTTTCGCCGACGTCGCCGCGGCACGCGGCCAAGATGTCATCGATACGTTTCTCGACCTTTTGCTCACCTACGACCGCGGCATTCGCTGGCATACCTGCCTCGCGAACCACCGGCCCGAGAAGGTCGCCGAGATCATGCAGAACCCGGCGACGCTCATGAGCTTTGCTGATTCGGGCGCCCATCTCAGGAACATGGCGTTCTACAATTTTCCGCTGCGCATGCTCAAGCAGGTGCGTGATGCGGAGCTTTTGGGCAAACCGATCATGCCTGTTGAAAAAGCGGTATGGCGGCTCACGGGTGAGCTCGCCGGCTGGTTTGGCCTCGACGCGGGAGTTCTCAAACCCGGTGCGCAGGCCGACGTGGTCGTGATTGACCCGAAGCGCCTCGACGACTCACTCGAAAAAGTGAAGCTCATGCCGTGGAGCAAAGGCTTCAAATTTGACCGCATCGTGAATGAAGGCGCGGCCGCGCGGCACGTCTTTATTGCGGGCCAGGCAGCGATTGTGAACGGTAAGCCAGCCCCAGCGCTCGGTAAGAAGCGCATGGGTAGGTTTTTGGAGAGTGTGTTCTGA
- a CDS encoding FeoA family protein encodes MKREPKKQNLPVVRFLTELMPGEGGTIVATPVANERLAEIGLVKGEHVQLVKLAPFGDPVILQVLDAPIIVRRADLAGITVA; translated from the coding sequence ATGAAACGTGAGCCAAAAAAGCAGAACCTTCCCGTCGTGCGGTTTTTGACTGAGCTGATGCCAGGCGAAGGTGGCACGATCGTCGCGACGCCGGTCGCGAACGAGCGCCTCGCCGAAATCGGATTGGTGAAAGGCGAACATGTTCAGCTCGTCAAGCTGGCCCCGTTTGGCGACCCTGTTATTTTGCAGGTACTCGATGCCCCGATTATTGTCAGGCGCGCCGATCTCGCGGGAATCACGGTCGCCTAA